In Phorcysia thermohydrogeniphila, the DNA window ACAGGAAAGGTTAAGCTTCCAGAAGGCGTAGAGATGGTAATGCCCGGAGACAACGTTACCTTTGAGGTAGAGCTTCTCAAGCCAGTAGCTATTGAGGAAGGGCTCAGGTTTGCTATTCGTGAAGGTGGAAAGACCGTTGGTGCTGGTGTAGTTACTGAAATTCTTGACTAATCAGAGGGGTAGGTAATGGCTCAGGATCGCATAAGAATAAAACTAACGGCTTACGACCATAGACTTCTTGATAGGTCAGTTCAGGAGATTATTGATACAGTCAAGAGGACCGGTGCTATCGTTGCCGGTCCCATCCCTCTTCCAACAAAGCGCTCAGTGTGGAGCGTTATTAGGTCTCCTCACAAGTACAAGTACTCACAGGAGCAGTTTGAGATTAGAAGACACAGAAGGCTTCTTGACATTAAGAATCCAAAGCCTCAAACCGTGGAAGCTCTTATGGACCTCAAGCTTCCCGCCGGTGTTGATGTAGAGATTAAGCTTGACTAAGTGAAGAGGTGTAAGGATGAAAGGGATTCTCGGTAGAAAAGTAGGAATGACTCAAATCTACACAGAGGACGGCAGGGCAATAGCCGTTACCGTTATAGAAGCAGGTCCTTGTGTGGTTGTTCAGAAGAAAACTCCTGAGAAGGACGGCTACTCTGCCCTGCAGCTCGGTTTTATGGAGAAGAACAAGCCTGAGGACTGGTTCCCTAAACCTCTCCTTGGCCACTTCAAGAAAGCCGGCATAAAGCCGACAAGGTGGCTGAAAGAGGTAAAGTTTGACAACGTTGACCAGTACAACGTTGGTGACAGAATAACCGTTGAAATTTTCAAGCCCGGTGAGAAGGTTGACATCACCGGAAAGTCCAAAGGTAGAGGATTTGCCGGTTACCACAAGAGGCACGGTTTCAAAGGAGGTAGGAGGTCCCACGGTTCAGACTTCCACGAGGGTCCCGGTTCTATCGGTGCATGTGCCGACCCCGGAAGGGTTCACAAGGGTAAGAGGATGGCCGGTCACTACGGAAACGAGACAGTGACCGTTAAGAACCTTGAAATCGTTGATGTGATTCCTGAGAAGAACCTTCTCCTTGTTAAGGGTGCTGTTCCCGGACACAAAGGAGGACTTGTTATAGTCAAAGGAAAGTAAGGGGTGAGAAATGGAGCTTAAGGTAGTGAATGCACAGAATCAGGAAGTTGGAACTGTTACTATAAAGGACGAGATAGCCAATGCTCCTATAAAGAGGCATGCCGTTTGGGAAACTGTTAGGTGGCAGCTTGCAAAGCGTAGGCGCGGAACTCACTCCACGAAGACCCGTGGAGAAGTAAGGGGTGGCGGTAGGAAGCCGTGGCCCCAGAAGCATACAGGTAGGGCCCGTCAGGGTTCTATCAGGGCTCCCCAGTGGGTCGGTGGTGGTGTAGCCCACGGTCCAAAGCCGAGGGATTACTACTACCCACTTCCTAAGAAGGTTAGGAAAGTAGCCCTTAGGAGCGTCGTTGCTGGAAGGCTCCGCGAAGGAAACGTTATAGTTGTTGAGGACTTCTCTTTTGAGAAGCCAAAGACAAAGCAGGCTGTAGAGTTTCTCAAGAACTTAGGCCTTGAAAACGAGAAAGTGCTCATCGTTGTTCCATCTGACCTTGACGTGAACACCTACCTTTCCTTCAGGAACCTTCCTAACGTTAAGCTCCTTCCAATTGAGGGACTCAACGTTTACGACGTCCTCTGTTACAACAAGTGCATCTTCTTTAAGTCAACCCTACCCAAGTTAGAGGAGAGGTTATCATGAGAACTCCCTATGATATAATCCTGCGCCCGATAGTTACAGAAAAGAGCGTAAGACTTGCCAACCTTGAGGTTAAGAGCTCCAAGACAAAGGAGAAGAGGAAGATAACAAAGCTCACCTTTGAAGTTGCGATGGACGCTACCAAGCCGGAGATAAAGGAAGCCGTTGAGAAGATTTTTGGCGTCAAGGTTGAGAAAGTTAACACGATGATCGTCAAGGGTAAGAGGAAGGGTATCAGGTTCTTGAGGGGCAAGAAGAGAGACTGGAAGAAGGCAATCGTTACCTTAAAGCCCGGCTACGAGATTGACCTTGAGAAACTCTAAGTGAAGGAGTAAAGAGATGGGAATTAAAAGGTTTAAGCCATACACCCCGTCAAGACGTTTTATGACGGTTTCAGACTTCTCTGAGATTACAAAGACCGAGCCCGAAAAGTCCCTTACAGTTGGTTTCGTAAGGGGAACTGGTAGGAACAATCAAGGAAGGATTACCTGTCGCCACAAAGGTGGTGGACACAAGAGACGTTACAGGATTATAGACTTTAAGCGTGACAAGATAGGTGTTCCTGCCAAGGTAGTTGCCATTGAGTACGACCCCAACAGGTCTGCAAGGATTGCCCTCCTTGTTTACGCTGACGGTGAAAAGAGGTACATCCTCTGGCCGGACGGCCTTAAAGTTGGCGATACTGTAGTATCCGGCCCTGACGCTGAAATAAAGGTTGGTAACGCTTTACCTTTAAGGAACATTCCTGTAGGTACAATCGTTCACAACGTTGAGCTCAAGCCCGGTAAGGGTGGACAGCTTGCAAGGGCTGCCGGTGCCTTTGCTCAGGTTATGGGTAAGGTTGGCGACTACGCTCAGCTGAGACTTCCATCTGGTGAGCTTCGTCTTGTTCACCTTGACTGCATGGCAACGATCGGTCAGGTCGGAAACCTTGACCACGAGAACATCGTTCTCGGTAAGGCTGGACGTTCCAGATGGCTCGGTATAAGGCCTACCGTTCGTGGTACTGCTATGAACCCAGTTGACCACCCCCACGGTGGTGGTGAGGGTAGAACCTTCGGTAAGCATCCTGTTACTCCTTGGGGTCAGCCAACCAAGGGATACAAGACGAGACGTTCCAAGAAGTACTCTGATAGGTTTATCATTAAACGTCGTAATGAGAAATAGGAGGTCTAAATGGGACGTTCACTGAAAAAGGGTCCCTACGTGAACCCTAAGATACTCAAGAAAGTTCGTAAGATGAATGAAACTGGCGAGAAGAAGGTTATCAAGGTGTGGGATAGAGCCTGCACCATCGTTCCAGAGTTCGTTGGTCACACCTTTGCCGTTTACAACGGCCAGAAGTTCATCCCCGTTTACGTTACCGAGCAGATGGTAGGTCACAAGCTTGGTGAGTTTTCCCTTACAAGAACCTTTAGAGGTCACGCTGGTCAGAAGCAGAAAGTTGCCAAGAAGAAGTAAGGAGAGGTAGGAAATGGCAGTTGAGCAGAGGGAATACTACAGAGAAGGTGAGAGGGGTTTTGAAACCCCTCAGGAAGCAAGGGCTATCTGGAGAAGGGCCAGAATGTCGGCCTCTAAGGTGAGGCTTGTGATTGATCTCATTAGAGGTAAGCACGTAGACCAAGCCCTTGCTATCTTGCAGAACTCTCCAAAGAAAGCTGCAAGGATGATAGAAAAGGTTTTAAAGAGTGCTATTGCTAACGCTGAGCAAAAAGGGCTTAACCCAGAAGAGCTCGTTGTTAGGAGGGCCTATGTTGACGAAGGTCCAACCATGAAGAGGGTTAAGCCCAGAGCTATGGGTAGGGCTAACATTATCAGAAGGAGAACCTGCCACATTACCGTTGTGGTAGGTTTACCGGAAAAAAAGTAATTCGGGGGTAAACCTTGGGACAGAAAGTACATCCTATCGGGTTTAGGCTTGGTATCACTAAGGACTGGGAGTCCAAGTGGGTAGTTAAAGAGAAGAGCAAGTACGTTCAGTTTCTCCACGAGGACATCAAAATCCGTGACATCATCAAGAAGAAGTACTACCACGCCGGTATAGCAAGGATTGATATTGAGAGAACCCTTGACAGAATTAACATCAGGATTTGGGCAGCTCGTCCCGGTCTTCTCATTGCAAGGAAGGGAGCAGAGGTTAAGGCTCTCAGGAGATACCTTGAGGACTTAACAGGAAAGAGCGTTTACATCAACATTGAAGAGGTTAAGTACCCACAGCTCAATGCTCAGCTTGTTGCTGAGAACGTTGCGCAGCAGCTAGAACGCCGTGTGGCGTTCAGGCGCGCTATGAAGAGAGTTATCGCCGATGCTATGAAGGCTGGTGCTAAGGGTATTAAAGTTCAGTGTGCCGGAAGGCTTGGCGGTGCCGACATGGCAAGGACTGAATGGTACCGTGAAGGTAGGGTACCGTTGCAGACAATTCGTGCCGACATAGATTATGGCACTGCAATTGCCAAGACCAAGTACGGTGTTATCGGCGTTAAGGTTTGGATCTACAAGGGTGATGTTTACAAGGATGAGACTGAAGAGCTCCTCAAGAAGATTGAGAAAGAAGTAAAACAGGAGATGGAGAGAGGTAGATAACCATGTTGATGCCAAAGAGGACAAAGTTCAGAAAGCAGCAGAGAGGAAGACTCAAAGGAAAGTCTTACAGGGCTAACAGGCTTGCCTTCGGCGACTTTGGCATACAGGCCTTAGAGCCTGCCTACGTTACGACTAACCAGATAGAAGCTGCAAGGGTTGCAATTACAAGGACGATGAAAAGGGGCGGTAAGGTCTGGATTAGGATATTCCCTGATAAGCCTTACACCAAGAAGCCCCTTGAAACCCGTATGGGTAAGGGTAAAGGTAACGTTGAAACGTGGGTGGCAAAGGTTCTTCCCGGCAGAATCATGTTTGAAGTTGCCGGGGTAGCCGAAGACGTTGCTATGGAAGCTTTAAGGCTTGCCATCCACAAGCTTCCTATGAAGTGCAGAATCGTTAAGAGAGAAGAAACTCCAGCTGGTGAGGAGTAAAGATGAAGAAGCTCACAGAAGAACTCAGGCAGAAGTCAACCGAAGAGCTCCAAAAGATGGTCGTTGAGCTTAAGGAGAAGCTCCTTAAGCTCAGGTTTAAGAACGCTTACGGTCAGCTTGAAAACCCTATGGAAATTAGAAAGACGAGAAAACAGATTGCCCGCATTCTTACCATCCTCAGAGAACGCGGCGTTAAGGTTTAATGGAGGATACTATGGCTAAGACCAAGAGAGTAAACAGAAGGAAGGTAAGGATTGGCGTTGTAGTTAGCGATAAGATGGACAAAACGGTAGTTGTTAGGGTTACGAGGGAATTTAGACATCCCCTCTACGGTAAGCGCGTTAAGCGCTCCAAAAAGTACATGGCACACGACGAGAACAACGAGTGCCGTATAGGCGATATTGTAAAAATCATGGAAACGAGGCCACTCTCCAAGCGTAAAAGGTGGAGAGTGGTTGAAATTATAGAGAGAGCTAAGAGGGTTGGAGAGGTAGCCGACGAAGTTCTTGATACCTCTCCGGATAACCCTTCATAACAGACTACTCCACTAAAGGAGCGGAAAGATGATTCAGGTTCAGACATACCTTAACGTTGCCGACAACACCGGAGCTAAGAGAGTCCAGTGCATTAGGGTTCTTGGCGGTTCTAACAGGAAGTATGCCTCCTTAGGAGACCAGATAGTTATTACCGTCAAGGAGGCTGCTCCTAACGCAACCGCCAAGAAGGGAGAAGTTTACAGGGCAGTTGTTGTCAGGGCTAAAAAAGAGGTAAGACGCCCTGACGGTACTTACATCAAGTTTGATGACAACGCCGTGGTTCTCCTCAACAAACAGGGAGAGCCACTGGGAACGCGTATCTTAGGTCCCGTTGCAAGGGAAGTAAGGCTTAAAGGCTTTGCTAAAATCGCCTCACTTGCTCCGGAAGTCATCTAAGGGAGGATTCTAATGGCTAAGAAGAAGTTCAAGATAAAGGCCGGCGATAAGGTTATCGTGATTGCCGGCAAGGACAAGGGAAAGGTCGGAAAGGTCTTAAAGGTCCTTCCGGAAGAAGAGAGGGTTATTGTTGAGGGCGTTAGGATAGTTAAGAAGCACTTAAAGCCAAGCCCTAAGTATCCAGAGGGTGGAATTATTGAGAAAGAAGCTCCTATCCACATCAGCAACGTTATGCTCGTTGACCCTAAAACTGGAAAGCCGACAAGGGTCGGCATAAAAATCGTTGACGGTAAGAAGTACAGGTACGCCAAGCGTTCTGGCGAGATAATTGACGAAATCAGCAAACCCCAGAAGGCGGGTCGGTAATCCGCTAACAAAGGAGGTATTATGGCAGAAGAGAAGTACGTTCCAAGGCTAAAGAAGAAGTATCAAGAAGAGGTAGTTCCGGCACTTATGAAGAAGTTTGGCTATAAGAACATTATGGAAGTGCCGAAGATTGAAAAAATCGTTGTAAACATGGGTGTTGGCGAGGCCGTTCAGAACATAAGGGCTCTTGAGAACGCAATGAACGACCTCGCCCTCATTACAGGGCAGAAGCCTTCCGTTAGGAGGGCGAAGAGATCTGAAGCCGGATTTAAGCTCCGTAAAGGTATGCCCATCGGAGCTAAGGTTACCCTCAGAAGGGACAGGATGTGGGATTTCCTTGATAGGCTCATCTCAATAGCCCTTCCGAGGGTGAGGGACTTTAAAGGTCTCTCTCCTAAGTCCTTTGACGGTAGGGGTAACTACAACTTCGGTCTTGAGGAGCAAACCGTCTTCCCCGAAATTGACTACGACAAGGTTGACAAGATTAGGGGAATGAACATTACTATCGTTACGACTGCTGAGACCGATGAAGAGGCTAAAGCTCTCTTGGAACTTCTTGGCTTCCCATTCAGGAAGTAACTTTTAGGGAGGAACTATGGCAAGGAAAGCGTTAATCGTTAAGGCTCAGAGAGAGCCAAAGTTTAAGGTTAGAAAGTACAACAGGTGTCCCCTCTGTGGACGTCCGAGGGGATTTATAAGGGCCTTTGGTATGTGCAGGCTTTGCTTCAGGACTCTTGCCCTTCAGGGTAAGATTCCCGGAGTTAGAAAGGCAAGCTGGTAAAACTTCATTTGGAGAGGTAGAGCGGCCATGATGATAGATACGGTAGCAGATTTCCTTACGAGGATAAGGAACGCAAACCTTGTTTACCACGAGTATACAGATGCTCCTTACTCAAAGGTTAACGAGGCTATCGCAAAGATTCTTAAGGAAGAAGGTTTTATAAAAGATTACGAGATAAGGGAAGAGCCCTTTAAGAGGGCTAAGAACCCTGAGAACAAGAAGAAGGTATTAAGGATTTACCTCAAGTACGGTCCAAACAAGGAAAGGGTTATCAACGAGATTAAAAGGGTTTCTAAGCCCGGTCGTAGAATTTACGTTGGCAAGGATGAGATTCCTCTCGTAAAGGCTGGACTTGGAGTTGTTATTCTCTCCACGAACAAGGGAATCATTCCCGGCTATAAGGCCAGAAAGCTTGGAGTTGGTGGAGAGGTTCTCTGTTACGTCTGGTAAAACCATTAAAGGAGTGGAGAGATGTCAAGAGTAGGAAGAATGCCCGTTGAGATACCGGAAGGCGTTACAGTTGAGGTTAAACCGGGTAACCACGTAATTGTAAAAGGACCTAAGGGACAGCTTGAGTATACTTTCAATCCAAAGCTCACAATAAGGGTTGAGGACAACAAAGTTATCGTTGAGAGACCTAACGACGACAAGCAGATGAGAGCTCTCCACGGAACTACGAGAGCTCTCATCAACAACATGGTTATCGGTGTTTCTAAAGGTTTTGAGAAGGTTCTTGAAGTTAAAGGTCTCGGTTACAGGGCTTTCGTTAAGGGTGATACTTTGGAGCTCCACCTTGGATTCTCCCACCCTGTCCTCTACAAGATCCCTGAGGGTATTCAGATTGAAGTTGACAGGGAAAACAACATTTACGTTCGCGGAATAGACAAACAAAAAGTTGGACAGGTTGCTGCTGAGATTCGTTCCTTTAGACCTCCAGAGCCTTACAAGGGTAAGGGTATCAGGTATAGAGGCGAGAGAATTATTCTCAAGGCTGGTAAATCTGCCAAGAAGTAACTGAAAGGGGAGAAGAGATGGCGAAGCTAACAAGGAGAGAGAGAATACGTAAAAGGCATATGAGGGTAAGGAAGAAAGTCTTTGGAACTCCTGAAAGGCCAAGGCTTGCTGTTTACAAAAGTTTAAAGCACATCTACGCTCAGATCATTGACGACACAAAGGGCGTTACTCTTGTAGCTGCTTCTACCCTTGACAAGGAGATTAGGCCTCGTATGCCTGAGCTTACAAAGACACAGGAGGCCTACGAGGTAGGAAAGCTTATTGCAAAGAGAGCCCTTGAAAAGGGCATCAAGAAGGTTGTCTTTGACAGGGGCGGTTTCATCTATCACGGTAGGATTAAAGCCCTTGCAGAAGGTGCAAGGGAAGGTGGACTTGAATTCTAAGGAGGTAGTTGATGGCTGAGAGGGTAAGACCTGAAGGGCTTGAGCTTAAGGAGAGGCTTGTTCATATCAACAGGAACGCAAAAGTTGTTACCGGTGGTAGGAAGTTTAGTTTTACGGCCTTTGTCGTAGTTGGCGATGGAAAAGGTGTCGTAGGCTTTGGTAGAGGTAAAGCTGCTGAAGTTCCAGATGCCATCAGAAAGGCCGTTGAAGACGCCAAGAAGAACCTCATAAGGGTTCCTGTTGTTGATGGAACAATTCCCTTTGAGGTTGAGGCAAAGTTTGGCGCTTCCAAAGTAATAATGAGGCCTGCTGCTCCCGGTACTGGAGTTATCGCTTCTGCTCCAGTTCGTGCTGTTCTTGAGTCCGCTGGAATAACAGACGTTCTTACGAAGGTTATCGGTTCTACAAATCCCCATACAGTTGTAAGGGCGGTGCTTAAGGGACTGGAACAGCTTAAAACTCCTGAGGAGTTTGCAAGACTCCGCGGTGTTCCTGTTGAGGAGCTTAGGAAGCGCTGGAAGCTCCCCGGTAGGAAGGTAACGAAGGAAGGTGAAATCATCAGGAGGTAACCATGGCTAAGGTTAAGATAACCCTCATTAGAGGTCTTGCTGGAAAGAGCAGAAGAAAGAGGGCTACCCTTGAGGCCCTCGGTCTTCGCAAGAGGGGTGCTACTACAGTTAAGGAGCTTAACCCTGCTATACAGGGTATGATTGAGAAAGTTAAAGAGCTTGTAAAAGTTGAACCTGTGGAGGAGTAAAATGGAGCTCAGGTTAGATAACTTAAGACCAAACCCCGGTGCTGTAAGGGAGAAGAAGAGAGTAGGTAGAGGTCACGGTTCTGGCCACGGTAAGACTTCCGGAAGGGGTCAGAAGGGGCAGAAGGCCCGTTCTGGATGGAAGGGAGGAACAAGACCCGGATTTGAGGGTGGACAGACTCCTCTATATATGAGGTTCCCCAAGAGGGGATTCTCCAACGCTCCATTTAAGAAGGAGTACGCCATCGTTAACGTTAAGGACTTAGAGGAGAGGTTTGAGGACGGCGCTGTTATCACCCCTGAGGTTTTAAGGGAAGCTGGCCTTGTTAAGAAGAAGCTCCCTGTGAAAATCCTTGGGGACGGTGAGCTTACCAAGAAGTTTACTGTTAAGGCTCACAAGTTCTCTGCTTCTGCTAAGGCCAAGATTGAGGCTGCCGGGGGCACCTGCGAGGAGATAGAATGAACCTTTCAAAGATTCTCGCCAACGTAACGGAAGTCCCTGAGCTTAGAAAACGTTTTATCTTCACGATGTTGCTCCTAGCCGTTTACAGGCTGGGAGCTCATATTCCTACTCCCGGAATAGACGTTTTAGCCCTTTCTGAATTTTTTAAGAAGGCACAGGGGACTGTTTTTGGTTTTATGGACGTATTTTCTGGAGGAGCTCTAAGCAAACTAACGATATTTGCCCTCGGCGTTATGCCCTACATTAGTTCCGCTATTATTATGCAGCTTCTGACCGTTGCGGTTCCCTCCATTGAAAGGTTGGCAAAAGAGGAGGGAGAGTACGGTAGGAGAAAAATTAACCAGTATACCCGTTACGGGGCTGTCCTTTTAGCTTTTATACAGGCCTTAGGTATTGCTATCGGTCTTCAGTCTATGAAGAGTCCGACAGGTGTTCCAGTTGTTCCCAATCCCGGTTTTACCTTTATTTTTGTCTGTGTTACCTGCCTTACTGCCGGTGCAACTTTCTTAATGTGGCTTGGTGAGAAGATAACGGAAAGGGGCATCGGTAACGGTATGTCAATTCTTATCTTTGCTGGAATCGTCTCTCGCATTCCCAACGCTGTTTTTACTATGTTCACAATGCTAAAAAACGGCGATATGACCCTTTTTAAGGCCATAGGTGTTGTCGTAATCATCCTTGCCATGATTGCGGCCATTGTCTACATACAGGAGGCCGAAAGGCGCGTTCCCCTCCACTATGCAAGGAGAATTGTCGGCACTCTCTCTGTTGGAAGTTATGCAAGCTACCTTCCTATAAAGCTGAATCCAGCTGGCGTTATCCCGATTATCTTTGCAGCTTCTGTTCTCATGTTCCCAGCAACCATCGTTAAGTTTATCCACCACCCAATTGCTCAGGCAATCTACGACTTTCTACAGCCGGGAAGTCCTGTTTACCTTGCTGTTTACGGAGCTCTCATTTTTTTCTTCACTTACTTCTACACTGCCGTTATCTTTAACCCGGAAGAAATTGCCGAAAACCTAAACAAGCACGGCGGTTTCATTCCCGGAGTAAGGGCTGGTAGCGATACGGCCAAGTACCTTGACAGGATAGTTTCAAGGCTAACCTTTGCCGGAGCAGTTTTCCTAACCCTTGTGGCGATTATTCCCCTTGTCATTACTCAAAAGATGCAGCTTCCCTTCTACTTTGGAGGAACTGCGATTCTCATCGTTGTAGGGGTCGCCCTTGATACCCTGAGGAGAATGGAGGCTTACGCTCTTACCCTTTCCTACGAAGGTTTCTTAGGAAGACGCAGGCGTAGGATGAAACTTGGTGCTGGAGGTGCAAAGTGATAAAGGTCGTTTTTTTAGGACCTCCCGGAGCAGGTAAAGGAACTCAGGCAGTTAGAATAGCGGAAAAGTACAACGTTCCCCATATCTCAACTGGAGATATCCTGAGAGCAGCTGTTAAGGAGGGAACAGAGCTCGGGAAACTTGCAAAATCCTACATGGACAGGGGAGAGCTCGTCCCCGATGAGGTCATCATCGGAATCATTAGGGAAAGGCTCTCTCAGCCCGACGTAAAGGAGAGGGGTTTTATCCTTGATGGATTCCCAAGAACGATAGCTCAGGCCGAAGCCCTTGATGAGTTGCTCAAAGAGCTCCAGCTCCCCCTTGACAAAGTTATCTACCTAAATGTTGACGATGAAGAAATAGTTAAGAGGCTCTTGGCTCGTGGAAGGGCTGATGATACAGAGGACGTTATAAGGAACAGGCTTAAGGTTTACAGAGAGCAGACTGCTCCTCTTGTTGACTACTACACTGAGAAAGGCCTCCTTGTGGAAATCTGCGGCGTTGGCGAAATTGAAGAGATTACAAAGAAAATTGAGGAGAGTTTAGGGTTAAATGATTAAGACTCTCAGAAGAACGAAGCACGGCATAATCCTTAAAACTCCGGATGAGATAGCGAAGCTCCGGACTGCCGCCGCGACGACTATGGAGATACTCTTAAAAATTGCAGAGCAAATAGCTCCGGGGATGACGGGGCTTGACGTTGATAAGCTTGCAAGGAGCTACTGCAAGGAGTACGGCGTTAAGCCTGCATTCCTCGGTTACGGTGGCTTTCCGGGAGCTATCTGCGTTTCCGTTAACGAGGAGGTCGTTCACGGCCTTCCAACAAAGAACAAAGTATTCAAGGAAGGAGACATAGTAAGTCTTGACTTTGGGGCGGTAGTTGACGGCTGGATAGGCGACGTTGCCGTAACTGTCCCCGTTGGAAAAATCTCTGAAAGGGCTCAAAAACTCATAGACGTTACCAGAGAGTCCCTCTACAAAGGTATAGAAGCTGCTAAAGCAGGTGGAAAGCTCATAGACATTTCAAGGGCTATCCAGAAGTACGTAGAGTCCCACGGCTTTAACGTAACTCGCGGTTACGCGGGACATGGTATTGGCCGTTCCCTCCACGAAGAGCCCCAGATTACCAATTACGTTTATAAGGGATACCCGGATATAACCTTAGAGCCGGGTATGACTTTTGCTATTGAGCCGATGGTTAACGAGGGAACGGGGAAAGTGAAGGTGAAG includes these proteins:
- the rpsJ gene encoding 30S ribosomal protein S10, coding for MAQDRIRIKLTAYDHRLLDRSVQEIIDTVKRTGAIVAGPIPLPTKRSVWSVIRSPHKYKYSQEQFEIRRHRRLLDIKNPKPQTVEALMDLKLPAGVDVEIKLD
- the rplC gene encoding 50S ribosomal protein L3 codes for the protein MKGILGRKVGMTQIYTEDGRAIAVTVIEAGPCVVVQKKTPEKDGYSALQLGFMEKNKPEDWFPKPLLGHFKKAGIKPTRWLKEVKFDNVDQYNVGDRITVEIFKPGEKVDITGKSKGRGFAGYHKRHGFKGGRRSHGSDFHEGPGSIGACADPGRVHKGKRMAGHYGNETVTVKNLEIVDVIPEKNLLLVKGAVPGHKGGLVIVKGK
- the rplD gene encoding 50S ribosomal protein L4 translates to MELKVVNAQNQEVGTVTIKDEIANAPIKRHAVWETVRWQLAKRRRGTHSTKTRGEVRGGGRKPWPQKHTGRARQGSIRAPQWVGGGVAHGPKPRDYYYPLPKKVRKVALRSVVAGRLREGNVIVVEDFSFEKPKTKQAVEFLKNLGLENEKVLIVVPSDLDVNTYLSFRNLPNVKLLPIEGLNVYDVLCYNKCIFFKSTLPKLEERLS
- the rplW gene encoding 50S ribosomal protein L23, giving the protein MRTPYDIILRPIVTEKSVRLANLEVKSSKTKEKRKITKLTFEVAMDATKPEIKEAVEKIFGVKVEKVNTMIVKGKRKGIRFLRGKKRDWKKAIVTLKPGYEIDLEKL
- the rplB gene encoding 50S ribosomal protein L2, whose amino-acid sequence is MGIKRFKPYTPSRRFMTVSDFSEITKTEPEKSLTVGFVRGTGRNNQGRITCRHKGGGHKRRYRIIDFKRDKIGVPAKVVAIEYDPNRSARIALLVYADGEKRYILWPDGLKVGDTVVSGPDAEIKVGNALPLRNIPVGTIVHNVELKPGKGGQLARAAGAFAQVMGKVGDYAQLRLPSGELRLVHLDCMATIGQVGNLDHENIVLGKAGRSRWLGIRPTVRGTAMNPVDHPHGGGEGRTFGKHPVTPWGQPTKGYKTRRSKKYSDRFIIKRRNEK
- the rpsS gene encoding 30S ribosomal protein S19 — encoded protein: MGRSLKKGPYVNPKILKKVRKMNETGEKKVIKVWDRACTIVPEFVGHTFAVYNGQKFIPVYVTEQMVGHKLGEFSLTRTFRGHAGQKQKVAKKK
- the rplV gene encoding 50S ribosomal protein L22, whose translation is MAVEQREYYREGERGFETPQEARAIWRRARMSASKVRLVIDLIRGKHVDQALAILQNSPKKAARMIEKVLKSAIANAEQKGLNPEELVVRRAYVDEGPTMKRVKPRAMGRANIIRRRTCHITVVVGLPEKK
- the rpsC gene encoding 30S ribosomal protein S3 produces the protein MGQKVHPIGFRLGITKDWESKWVVKEKSKYVQFLHEDIKIRDIIKKKYYHAGIARIDIERTLDRINIRIWAARPGLLIARKGAEVKALRRYLEDLTGKSVYINIEEVKYPQLNAQLVAENVAQQLERRVAFRRAMKRVIADAMKAGAKGIKVQCAGRLGGADMARTEWYREGRVPLQTIRADIDYGTAIAKTKYGVIGVKVWIYKGDVYKDETEELLKKIEKEVKQEMERGR
- the rplP gene encoding 50S ribosomal protein L16 encodes the protein MLMPKRTKFRKQQRGRLKGKSYRANRLAFGDFGIQALEPAYVTTNQIEAARVAITRTMKRGGKVWIRIFPDKPYTKKPLETRMGKGKGNVETWVAKVLPGRIMFEVAGVAEDVAMEALRLAIHKLPMKCRIVKREETPAGEE
- the rpmC gene encoding 50S ribosomal protein L29 — its product is MKKLTEELRQKSTEELQKMVVELKEKLLKLRFKNAYGQLENPMEIRKTRKQIARILTILRERGVKV
- the rpsQ gene encoding 30S ribosomal protein S17 — its product is MAKTKRVNRRKVRIGVVVSDKMDKTVVVRVTREFRHPLYGKRVKRSKKYMAHDENNECRIGDIVKIMETRPLSKRKRWRVVEIIERAKRVGEVADEVLDTSPDNPS
- the rplN gene encoding 50S ribosomal protein L14, whose translation is MIQVQTYLNVADNTGAKRVQCIRVLGGSNRKYASLGDQIVITVKEAAPNATAKKGEVYRAVVVRAKKEVRRPDGTYIKFDDNAVVLLNKQGEPLGTRILGPVAREVRLKGFAKIASLAPEVI
- the rplX gene encoding 50S ribosomal protein L24, which produces MAKKKFKIKAGDKVIVIAGKDKGKVGKVLKVLPEEERVIVEGVRIVKKHLKPSPKYPEGGIIEKEAPIHISNVMLVDPKTGKPTRVGIKIVDGKKYRYAKRSGEIIDEISKPQKAGR
- the rplE gene encoding 50S ribosomal protein L5 translates to MAEEKYVPRLKKKYQEEVVPALMKKFGYKNIMEVPKIEKIVVNMGVGEAVQNIRALENAMNDLALITGQKPSVRRAKRSEAGFKLRKGMPIGAKVTLRRDRMWDFLDRLISIALPRVRDFKGLSPKSFDGRGNYNFGLEEQTVFPEIDYDKVDKIRGMNITIVTTAETDEEAKALLELLGFPFRK
- a CDS encoding type Z 30S ribosomal protein S14 gives rise to the protein MARKALIVKAQREPKFKVRKYNRCPLCGRPRGFIRAFGMCRLCFRTLALQGKIPGVRKASW
- the rpsH gene encoding 30S ribosomal protein S8, with translation MMIDTVADFLTRIRNANLVYHEYTDAPYSKVNEAIAKILKEEGFIKDYEIREEPFKRAKNPENKKKVLRIYLKYGPNKERVINEIKRVSKPGRRIYVGKDEIPLVKAGLGVVILSTNKGIIPGYKARKLGVGGEVLCYVW
- the rplF gene encoding 50S ribosomal protein L6 → MSRVGRMPVEIPEGVTVEVKPGNHVIVKGPKGQLEYTFNPKLTIRVEDNKVIVERPNDDKQMRALHGTTRALINNMVIGVSKGFEKVLEVKGLGYRAFVKGDTLELHLGFSHPVLYKIPEGIQIEVDRENNIYVRGIDKQKVGQVAAEIRSFRPPEPYKGKGIRYRGERIILKAGKSAKK
- the rplR gene encoding 50S ribosomal protein L18, whose amino-acid sequence is MAKLTRRERIRKRHMRVRKKVFGTPERPRLAVYKSLKHIYAQIIDDTKGVTLVAASTLDKEIRPRMPELTKTQEAYEVGKLIAKRALEKGIKKVVFDRGGFIYHGRIKALAEGAREGGLEF